A DNA window from Pseudomonas sp. B21-056 contains the following coding sequences:
- the gudD gene encoding glucarate dehydratase: protein MNSQEASKAPIITSMQIVPVAGHDGMLLNLSGAHGPFFTRNVVILKDNAGRTGVGEVPGGERIRQTLEDARALVVGNPIGTYQKILNSVRQAFADRDAGGRGLQTFDLRITIHAVTGLEAALLDLLGQHLDVPVAALLGEGQQRDEVKMLGYLFYVGDRQQTDLPYRSEPDADNDWFRVRHEQALDAAAVVRLAEAAHSRYGFQDFKLKGGVLRGDEEIEAVTALAERFPQARITLDPNGAWSLKEAIRLCRDQHRVLAYAEDPCGAENGYSGREVMAEFRRATGLKTATNMIATDWREMGHAITLQSVDIPLADPHFWTMQGSVRVAQMCNEWGLTWGSHSNNHFDISLAMFTHVAAAAPGDITAIDTHWIWQDGQRLTKAPLRIEGGCVQVPKKPGLGIELDMDQLAKAHELYKGMGLGARDDAVAMQYLIPGWAFNNKRPCLVR from the coding sequence ATGAATTCCCAAGAAGCCAGCAAAGCCCCGATCATCACCAGCATGCAGATCGTGCCCGTGGCCGGCCATGACGGCATGCTGCTGAACCTCAGCGGTGCCCATGGCCCGTTCTTCACCCGCAACGTCGTCATTCTCAAGGACAACGCCGGCCGCACCGGCGTCGGCGAAGTGCCAGGCGGCGAGCGCATTCGCCAGACCCTTGAGGACGCCCGGGCACTGGTGGTCGGCAACCCCATCGGCACCTACCAGAAGATCCTCAACAGCGTCCGTCAGGCGTTCGCCGACCGCGATGCCGGTGGCCGTGGCCTGCAGACCTTTGACCTGCGCATCACCATCCACGCGGTTACCGGGTTGGAAGCGGCGTTGCTGGACTTGCTCGGCCAGCACCTGGACGTACCGGTCGCCGCCCTGCTCGGCGAAGGCCAGCAGCGCGACGAAGTGAAGATGCTGGGTTATCTGTTCTACGTCGGTGATCGCCAGCAGACCGACCTGCCCTATCGCAGCGAGCCGGATGCCGACAATGACTGGTTCCGCGTACGCCACGAGCAGGCCCTGGACGCCGCCGCCGTGGTGCGCCTGGCCGAAGCGGCCCACTCGCGTTATGGCTTCCAGGACTTCAAGCTCAAGGGCGGTGTGCTCAGGGGCGACGAAGAGATCGAAGCGGTCACCGCCCTGGCCGAACGCTTCCCCCAGGCACGCATCACCCTGGACCCGAACGGCGCCTGGTCACTCAAGGAAGCCATCCGCCTGTGCCGTGACCAACACCGGGTACTGGCCTATGCCGAAGACCCTTGCGGGGCCGAGAACGGTTATTCGGGTCGCGAGGTCATGGCTGAGTTTCGTCGTGCCACCGGCCTGAAGACCGCCACCAACATGATCGCCACCGACTGGCGCGAGATGGGCCACGCGATCACCTTGCAGTCAGTGGACATCCCCTTGGCCGACCCGCATTTCTGGACCATGCAGGGTTCGGTTCGGGTGGCGCAGATGTGCAATGAATGGGGACTGACCTGGGGCTCGCACTCCAACAATCACTTCGATATTTCCCTGGCGATGTTCACCCACGTGGCCGCCGCCGCACCGGGTGACATCACGGCCATCGACACCCACTGGATCTGGCAGGACGGCCAGCGACTGACCAAGGCACCGCTGCGGATCGAGGGTGGCTGCGTGCAGGTGCCGAAGAAGCCGGGGCTGGGGATCGAGCTGGACATGGATCAGTTGGCCAAGGCCCATGAGCTGTACAAAGGCATGGGACTGGGGGCGCGGGATGATGCGGTGGCGATGCAGTATCTGATTCCGGGGTGGGCGTTCAACAACAAGCGGCCGTGTCTGGTGCGCTAA
- a CDS encoding MgtC/SapB family protein, translated as MEAWWHQVWITLQSEFADIGDTQQMTRVTVRLLMAALLGGILGFEREHKGKAAGVRTHMLVALGAALFVLVPQMSGSQADAMSRVIQGIVAGIGFLGAGTILKNNDGDEGHVKGLTTAAGLWMTAAIGVAAGLGREATAVLSTLLALAVFSVMPVIVRALEKDDKP; from the coding sequence ATGGAAGCGTGGTGGCATCAGGTCTGGATCACCCTGCAATCGGAATTCGCTGACATCGGCGACACCCAGCAGATGACGCGGGTCACGGTGCGCCTGCTGATGGCCGCACTGCTCGGTGGCATCCTGGGGTTCGAGCGGGAACACAAGGGCAAGGCGGCCGGCGTGCGCACCCACATGCTCGTGGCGCTGGGCGCGGCGCTGTTCGTGCTGGTGCCGCAGATGTCCGGCTCCCAGGCCGACGCCATGAGCCGGGTCATACAAGGCATCGTCGCGGGCATCGGTTTTCTCGGCGCGGGCACCATCCTGAAGAACAACGATGGCGACGAAGGCCACGTAAAAGGCCTGACCACCGCCGCCGGCCTGTGGATGACCGCGGCCATCGGCGTCGCCGCCGGGCTGGGCCGGGAAGCGACGGCGGTGCTGAGCACATTGCTCGCATTGGCGGTGTTCAGTGTGATGCCGGTGATCGTCCGGGCGCTGGAGAAGGACGACAAACCGTGA
- a CDS encoding MFS transporter produces the protein MNTSSLKANAGADPVLSSAISKVKRHILPLFVIMFIVNYIDRVNIGFVRAHMEHDLGIGAAAYGFGAGLFFIGYALFEVPSNILLQRIGARIWLTRIMLTWGLVAAGMAFIQNETHFYILRFLLGVAEAGFFPGVIYYFTRWLPAVERGKAIAIFLSGSAIASLISGPLSGLLLQINGLGMHGWQWMYFIEGMFSVGLCVFVWFWLDSKPHDAKWLSRDEQDALVKTIDDEQLAREAATPVMLSIGQLLKDRQIILFCLIYFFIQLTIYAATFWLPSIIKKMGDLSDIQVGLFNSIPWLLSIVGMYAFASLSAKWKFQQAWVAAALLIAAAGMFMSTVGGPVFAFVAICFAALGFKSASSLFWPIPQAYLDARVAAGVIALINSVGNLGGFVAPTTFGLLEQHTGSIQGGLYGLAGTSIIAAIIVFAARNTPKPKAATTPANPAASHV, from the coding sequence GTGAACACATCCAGCCTCAAGGCGAATGCCGGCGCGGATCCGGTGCTGTCGTCGGCCATTTCCAAGGTCAAGCGCCACATCCTGCCGCTGTTCGTCATCATGTTTATCGTCAACTACATCGACCGTGTGAACATCGGCTTCGTACGCGCCCATATGGAGCACGACCTGGGCATCGGTGCCGCCGCCTACGGTTTCGGTGCCGGGTTGTTCTTCATCGGCTACGCGCTGTTCGAAGTGCCCTCCAACATCCTGCTGCAAAGAATCGGCGCGCGTATCTGGCTGACCCGCATCATGCTCACCTGGGGCCTGGTGGCGGCCGGCATGGCCTTCATCCAGAACGAAACCCACTTCTACATCCTGCGCTTCCTGCTGGGTGTGGCCGAGGCCGGTTTCTTTCCTGGGGTGATCTACTACTTCACCCGCTGGTTGCCAGCCGTCGAACGCGGCAAGGCCATCGCCATCTTCCTCAGCGGCTCGGCCATCGCTTCGTTGATTTCCGGCCCGTTGTCCGGGTTGCTGCTGCAGATCAACGGCCTGGGCATGCACGGCTGGCAATGGATGTACTTCATTGAAGGGATGTTCTCTGTCGGTCTGTGCGTCTTCGTCTGGTTCTGGCTGGACTCCAAGCCCCACGACGCCAAATGGTTGAGCCGCGATGAGCAGGACGCGCTGGTAAAAACCATCGATGACGAACAACTGGCTCGCGAGGCCGCCACGCCGGTCATGCTGTCCATCGGCCAGTTGCTCAAGGATCGCCAGATCATCCTGTTCTGCCTGATCTATTTCTTCATTCAACTGACGATCTACGCCGCCACGTTCTGGCTGCCGAGCATCATCAAGAAGATGGGCGACCTCAGCGATATCCAGGTCGGGTTGTTCAATTCCATTCCCTGGTTGCTGTCGATTGTCGGCATGTACGCCTTCGCCTCGCTGTCGGCCAAGTGGAAGTTCCAGCAAGCCTGGGTGGCGGCTGCGCTGCTGATTGCCGCGGCGGGGATGTTCATGTCGACTGTCGGCGGGCCGGTCTTCGCCTTCGTCGCCATTTGCTTCGCGGCCCTGGGCTTCAAGTCGGCGTCGTCGCTGTTCTGGCCGATCCCCCAGGCCTACCTGGACGCACGGGTCGCCGCCGGGGTCATCGCGCTGATCAACTCGGTGGGCAACCTCGGCGGGTTCGTCGCCCCGACGACGTTCGGCCTGCTGGAGCAGCACACCGGCTCGATCCAGGGTGGCCTTTATGGCTTGGCGGGCACGTCCATCATCGCGGCGATCATCGTCTTTGCCGCCCGCAATACGCCCAAGCCCAAAGCCGCAACGACGCCGGCCAATCCGGCAGCCAGCCACGTCTGA
- the glgB gene encoding 1,4-alpha-glucan branching protein GlgB, which produces MSVSNKDSQGQAKESLLPSPRDIDALVRAEHHDPFSILGPHGDGVGGQFIRAYLPGALSVHVIARDGGEELGELHLSDTPGLFVGHFDRTQAYLLRTRWAGGEQVAEDPYSFGPLLGEMDLYLFAEGNHRDLSSCLGAQLTTVDGIDGVRFAVWAPNARRVSVVGDFNVWDGRRHPMRIRYPSGVWELFIPRLGAGEAYKYEVLGAHGILPLKADPVALASQMPPDTASKVASPLKIEWQDGEWMQHRRERQVPSAPLSIYELHAGSWQCETDEAGEVARQYNWHELAERLIPYVKELGFTHIELMPIMEHPFGGSWGYQPLSQFAPTARFGSPDDFAAFVNACHQADIGVILDWVPAHFPTDTHGLAQFDGTALYEYGNPLEGFHQDWDTLIYNLGRTEVHGFMLASALHWLKHFHVDGLRVDAVASMLYRDYSRKAGEWVPNRHGGRENLEAIDFLRHLNDVVALEAPGALVIAEESTAWPGVSQSTQQGGLGFAYKWNMGWMHDSLHYIQQDPVYRAHHHNELSFGLVYAWSERFVLPISHDEVVHGKRSLIDKMPGDRWQKFANLRAYLSFMWGHPGKKLLFMGCEFGQWREWNHDQQLDWYLTQYAEHRGVQKLVGDLNRLYREEPALHDQDDAPQGFQWLIGDDAMNSVYAWLRWSKEGRPVLVVANFTPVPREAYRVGVPFAGRWVELLNSDADTYAGSNYGNGGGASTEAVSSHGQALSLELNLPPLAVLILRPEG; this is translated from the coding sequence ATGAGTGTCTCGAACAAGGATTCACAGGGACAGGCCAAAGAGTCTTTGCTGCCGTCCCCCCGTGACATCGACGCGCTGGTGCGCGCCGAACATCACGATCCGTTTTCCATCCTGGGGCCCCATGGCGACGGTGTCGGCGGGCAGTTTATCCGGGCCTACCTGCCCGGTGCGCTGAGCGTGCACGTGATTGCCCGTGACGGCGGTGAGGAGTTGGGTGAGCTGCACCTGAGCGACACCCCGGGCCTGTTCGTCGGCCATTTCGACCGTACCCAGGCTTACCTGCTGCGCACCCGCTGGGCCGGTGGCGAGCAGGTGGCCGAAGACCCCTACAGCTTTGGGCCGCTGCTGGGGGAAATGGATCTTTATCTATTCGCCGAAGGCAACCACCGCGACCTCAGCTCTTGCCTGGGGGCGCAACTGACCACGGTCGATGGCATCGACGGTGTGCGGTTCGCCGTGTGGGCGCCGAATGCGCGACGGGTGTCGGTGGTGGGGGATTTCAACGTCTGGGACGGGCGCAGGCATCCGATGCGCATCCGTTATCCGTCGGGCGTGTGGGAGCTGTTCATCCCGCGCCTCGGCGCCGGAGAAGCCTACAAGTACGAAGTCCTCGGTGCCCACGGCATCCTGCCGCTCAAGGCCGACCCGGTGGCGCTGGCGAGCCAGATGCCCCCGGACACCGCGTCGAAAGTCGCTTCACCGTTGAAAATCGAATGGCAGGACGGCGAATGGATGCAACATCGTCGCGAACGCCAGGTGCCCAGTGCACCGTTGTCGATCTATGAGTTGCACGCCGGTTCCTGGCAATGCGAAACCGACGAGGCCGGGGAGGTGGCGCGGCAGTACAACTGGCATGAACTGGCCGAGCGGCTGATTCCCTACGTCAAGGAACTGGGCTTCACCCACATCGAGCTGATGCCGATCATGGAGCACCCGTTCGGTGGTTCGTGGGGCTATCAGCCGCTGTCGCAGTTCGCGCCGACGGCACGCTTCGGCTCGCCGGACGATTTCGCCGCGTTCGTCAACGCCTGCCACCAGGCCGACATCGGCGTGATCCTCGATTGGGTGCCGGCGCATTTCCCCACCGACACCCACGGCCTGGCCCAATTCGACGGCACGGCGTTGTACGAATACGGTAACCCGCTGGAAGGCTTCCACCAGGATTGGGACACCCTCATCTACAACCTGGGACGTACCGAGGTCCACGGTTTCATGCTGGCTTCGGCCCTGCACTGGTTGAAGCATTTCCATGTCGACGGCCTGCGTGTGGATGCCGTGGCGTCGATGTTGTATCGCGACTATTCGCGCAAGGCCGGGGAATGGGTGCCCAACCGTCACGGTGGGCGCGAGAACCTGGAAGCCATCGATTTCCTGCGCCACCTCAACGATGTGGTCGCCCTGGAAGCCCCTGGCGCGCTGGTCATCGCCGAAGAGTCCACGGCGTGGCCCGGTGTCAGCCAGAGCACGCAACAGGGCGGCCTGGGCTTTGCCTACAAGTGGAACATGGGCTGGATGCACGATTCGCTGCATTACATCCAGCAGGATCCGGTGTACCGCGCCCATCATCACAACGAACTGAGTTTCGGCCTGGTGTACGCCTGGTCCGAGCGGTTCGTCCTGCCGATTTCCCATGACGAAGTGGTCCATGGCAAACGCTCGCTGATCGACAAGATGCCCGGGGACCGCTGGCAGAAATTCGCCAACCTGCGCGCCTACCTCAGTTTCATGTGGGGCCATCCGGGTAAGAAACTGTTGTTCATGGGCTGCGAGTTCGGCCAATGGCGCGAGTGGAACCACGATCAGCAACTGGACTGGTACCTGACGCAATACGCCGAGCACCGTGGGGTACAGAAGCTGGTAGGCGACCTGAACCGGCTCTACCGCGAGGAGCCCGCGCTGCACGATCAGGATGACGCGCCCCAGGGGTTCCAGTGGTTGATTGGCGACGATGCGATGAACAGCGTCTACGCCTGGCTGCGCTGGAGCAAGGAGGGCCGGCCGGTGCTGGTGGTCGCCAACTTCACGCCGGTGCCACGCGAGGCCTATCGGGTCGGCGTGCCATTCGCCGGGCGTTGGGTGGAACTGCTCAACAGCGATGCCGACACCTACGCCGGTTCCAACTACGGCAACGGCGGCGGCGCCTCCACCGAAGCCGTGTCCAGCCATGGCCAGGCCCTGTCCCTTGAACTCAACCTGCCGCCGTTGGCGGTGTTGATCTTGCGGCCGGAGGGGTAA
- a CDS encoding alpha-1,4-glucan--maltose-1-phosphate maltosyltransferase: MTAEHPTDLAYNPNLPLSHALLLPRIAIENTMPVIDGGQFAAKAVAGQDVTVTSKVFTDGHDKLAVRIRWRALDDEVWNSEIMTDLGNNGWRGQFHVPTPGRYVFCIEAWFDQYASFCYELEKKYGAGVPISLELQEGRNHVQQAAERSDGELSEQLAALHHELSGLLPAEQVALFLTPRSADLMSLADHRPYLSISPEYPLDVERERAEFASWYELFPRSITDDPSRHGTFNDVHSRLAMIQDMGFDVLYFPPIHPIGRSFRKGPNNSLTAGPDDLGSPYAIGSEEGGHEAIHPQLGTREDFRRLVAAAEAHGLEIALDFAIQCSQDHPWLKQHPGWFSWRPDGTIKYAENPPKKYQDIVNVDFYAADAIPSLWTELRDIVLGWVNEGVKMFRVDNPHTKPLPFWQWLIADVRARHPEVIFLAEAFTTPAMMARLGKVGYSQSYTYFTWRNTKAELATYFSELNQSPWRECYRPNFFVNTPDINPAFLHESGRAGFLIRAALATMGSGLWGMYSGFELCESAPVPGKEEYLDSEKYEIRPRDFTAPGNIVAEIAQLNRIRRQNRALQTHLGLKIYNAWNDNILFFGKRTSDGSNFVLVAVSLDPHNPQEANFELPLWEMGLPDDAQTQGEDLMNGHRWTWHGKYQFMRIDPGYQPFGIWRISSS, from the coding sequence ATGACTGCCGAACACCCGACCGACCTGGCGTACAACCCGAATCTACCGCTGTCCCACGCCTTGTTGTTGCCACGGATTGCGATTGAAAACACCATGCCGGTGATCGACGGCGGACAATTCGCCGCCAAGGCTGTGGCGGGGCAGGACGTCACGGTGACCAGCAAGGTCTTTACCGATGGTCATGACAAACTGGCCGTGCGAATCCGCTGGCGTGCGCTGGATGACGAGGTATGGAACAGCGAGATCATGACCGACCTGGGCAATAACGGCTGGCGCGGTCAGTTCCATGTGCCGACCCCGGGCCGTTATGTATTTTGCATCGAAGCCTGGTTCGACCAGTACGCCAGCTTCTGCTACGAACTGGAAAAGAAATACGGCGCCGGCGTGCCGATCAGCCTGGAATTGCAGGAAGGGCGCAACCATGTGCAACAGGCTGCCGAGCGCAGCGATGGCGAGTTGAGCGAACAACTGGCCGCGTTACACCATGAGCTTTCGGGGCTGTTGCCGGCCGAGCAGGTGGCCCTGTTCCTGACGCCGCGCAGTGCCGACCTGATGTCCCTGGCCGATCACCGGCCTTACCTGAGCATCAGCCCCGAATATCCGCTGGATGTCGAGCGCGAACGGGCCGAGTTTGCCAGTTGGTACGAGCTGTTTCCCCGCTCGATCACCGATGATCCCAGCCGCCACGGCACCTTCAACGACGTGCATTCGCGCCTGGCGATGATCCAGGACATGGGCTTCGACGTTTTGTATTTCCCGCCGATTCATCCCATCGGCCGCAGTTTCCGCAAGGGCCCGAACAATTCCCTCACCGCCGGCCCCGACGATCTGGGCAGCCCGTATGCCATCGGCAGCGAGGAGGGTGGGCACGAGGCGATCCATCCGCAACTGGGTACCCGCGAAGACTTCCGCCGCCTGGTCGCGGCTGCCGAGGCCCATGGCCTGGAAATCGCCCTCGATTTCGCTATCCAGTGTTCCCAGGATCACCCCTGGCTCAAGCAGCACCCGGGCTGGTTCAGCTGGCGGCCGGACGGCACGATCAAATACGCGGAAAACCCACCGAAGAAGTACCAGGACATCGTCAATGTCGACTTCTATGCGGCGGACGCGATTCCCAGCCTGTGGACGGAGCTGCGGGACATTGTGCTGGGCTGGGTCAACGAAGGCGTGAAGATGTTCCGCGTCGACAACCCACATACCAAACCGCTGCCGTTCTGGCAGTGGCTGATCGCCGATGTGCGAGCCCGGCATCCGGAGGTGATCTTCCTCGCCGAAGCCTTTACCACCCCGGCGATGATGGCCCGGTTGGGCAAGGTCGGTTATTCCCAGAGCTACACTTATTTCACCTGGCGCAACACCAAGGCCGAACTGGCGACCTACTTCAGCGAACTCAACCAGTCGCCGTGGCGCGAGTGCTATCGACCAAATTTTTTCGTCAATACCCCCGACATCAACCCGGCCTTTCTCCATGAGTCAGGGCGCGCGGGTTTTCTGATCCGGGCGGCGCTGGCGACCATGGGCTCGGGCCTGTGGGGCATGTATTCGGGCTTCGAACTCTGTGAATCGGCACCGGTGCCGGGCAAGGAGGAATACCTCGATTCGGAGAAATACGAGATCCGGCCGAGGGACTTCACCGCACCGGGCAACATCGTTGCCGAAATCGCCCAGCTCAACCGCATCCGCCGTCAGAACCGGGCGTTGCAGACGCACCTGGGATTGAAAATCTACAACGCCTGGAACGACAACATTCTGTTTTTCGGCAAGCGCACGTCTGACGGCAGCAATTTCGTCCTGGTGGCGGTCAGCCTCGATCCGCACAACCCCCAGGAAGCCAACTTCGAATTGCCGTTGTGGGAGATGGGCTTGCCGGACGACGCCCAGACCCAGGGCGAGGATTTGATGAACGGACACCGCTGGACCTGGCACGGCAAATACCAGTTCATGCGCATCGACCCGGGGTATCAGCCGTTCGGGATCTGGCGGATCAGTTCGTCTTGA
- the treS gene encoding maltose alpha-D-glucosyltransferase, with the protein MAKKPRSATFIKDPLWYKDAVIYQVHVKSYFDSNNDGIGDFPGLIAKLDYIADLGVNTIWLLPFYPSPRRDDGYDIAEYRGISPDYGTMADARRFIAEAHKRNLRVITELVINHTSDQHPWFQRARKAKRGSKARDFYVWSDDDHKYDGTRIIFLDTEKSNWTWDPVAGQYFWHRFYSHQPDLNFDNPQVIKAVLSVMRYWLDMGIDGLRLDAIPYLIERDGTNNENLPETHDVLKLIRAEIDANYPDRMLLAEANQWPEDTQLYFGDVDAQGLNGDECHMAFHFPLMPRMYMALAQEDRFPITDILRQTPEIPANCQWAIFLRNHDELTLEMVTDKERDYLWNYYAADRRARINLGIRRRLAPLVERDRRRVELLNSLLLSMPGTPTLYYGDEIGMGDNIYLGDRDGVRTPMQWSIDRNGGFSRADPASLVLPPIMDPQYGYQSVNVETQAGDPHSLLNWTRRMLAVRKQSKAFGRGTLKMLSPSNRRILAYTREYTGPDGKHEIILCVANVSRSAQAAELDLSAYAGMVPVEMLGGNAFPPIGQLNFLLTLAPYGFYWFALAAENQMPSWHVEPAQSLPDFTTLVLKKRLEELLEAPSRTTLEQTILPSWLQNRRWFAGKDSAIEKVEIVYGVRFGDPQRPVLLSEIDVTSGGQTLRYQLPFGLLAEDQVGAALPQQLALSRVRRVRQVGLITDAFALESFIRAVLNSMQAGTVLPCTDGELRFEPTEGLAALSLGAEPEVRYLSAEQSNSSVVVGGSLVLKLIRKVASGVHPELEMSAYLTAAGFSNISPLLGSVIRRDTQGEDALLMIAQGYLSNQGDAWEWTQNNLERALRDELADAVSEQEQHYNALGELKDFAGMLGQRLGEMHQVLAQATDDPDFTPQKTTAKDAQAIGRDVAAQVENALRLLKQHQNQLNPADQTMVARLLEQKKIVLAHVQELAGKAVGGLRIRVHGDLHLGQVLVIKGDAYLIDFEGEPARPLHERRGKHSPYKDVSGVLRSFDYAAAMAIHLHTVDSTADADAARQRVADRYLTEARQAFVQAYRLAAASLAHEWKDAEGEDAALALFGLEKAAYEVAYEAENRPAWLPVPLHGLYGLLSGLEPFSDLGGPI; encoded by the coding sequence ATGGCGAAGAAACCGCGGTCTGCCACCTTCATCAAGGACCCGCTCTGGTACAAGGATGCGGTGATCTATCAGGTACACGTCAAATCGTATTTCGATTCCAACAACGACGGTATCGGCGACTTTCCTGGCCTGATCGCCAAGCTCGACTACATCGCCGACCTCGGCGTCAACACCATCTGGCTGCTGCCGTTCTATCCGTCGCCCCGGCGCGACGACGGGTATGACATCGCCGAATACCGGGGCATCAGTCCCGACTACGGCACCATGGCCGATGCGCGGCGCTTCATCGCCGAAGCCCACAAGCGCAACCTGCGGGTCATTACCGAGCTGGTCATCAACCACACCTCCGACCAGCACCCGTGGTTCCAGCGGGCACGCAAGGCCAAGCGCGGTTCCAAGGCGCGGGATTTCTACGTCTGGTCCGATGACGACCACAAGTACGACGGCACCCGGATCATTTTCCTCGACACCGAGAAGTCCAACTGGACTTGGGACCCGGTGGCCGGCCAATACTTCTGGCACCGCTTCTATTCCCACCAGCCCGACCTCAACTTCGATAACCCGCAGGTCATCAAGGCCGTGCTGTCGGTGATGCGCTACTGGCTGGACATGGGCATCGACGGCCTGCGCCTGGATGCGATCCCGTACCTGATCGAGCGCGACGGCACCAACAACGAAAACCTGCCCGAGACCCATGATGTCCTCAAGCTGATCCGCGCCGAGATCGACGCCAATTACCCCGACCGCATGCTGCTGGCCGAAGCCAACCAATGGCCGGAAGACACCCAGTTGTACTTCGGCGATGTCGATGCCCAGGGCTTGAACGGTGACGAATGCCACATGGCGTTCCACTTCCCGCTGATGCCGCGCATGTACATGGCGCTGGCCCAGGAAGACCGCTTCCCCATCACCGACATCCTGCGCCAGACGCCGGAGATCCCGGCCAACTGCCAATGGGCGATTTTCCTGCGCAACCATGATGAGCTGACCCTGGAAATGGTCACCGACAAGGAGCGCGACTACCTGTGGAATTACTACGCGGCCGACCGCCGCGCGCGTATCAACCTGGGCATCCGTCGACGCTTGGCGCCGCTGGTGGAGCGCGACCGCCGTCGGGTGGAACTGCTCAACAGCCTGCTGCTGTCGATGCCCGGCACGCCGACCTTGTACTACGGCGATGAAATCGGCATGGGCGACAACATCTACCTGGGCGACCGCGATGGGGTGCGCACGCCGATGCAGTGGTCGATCGACCGCAACGGCGGTTTCTCCCGGGCCGATCCGGCCAGCCTGGTGCTGCCGCCGATCATGGACCCGCAATACGGCTATCAGTCGGTCAACGTCGAGACCCAGGCCGGCGACCCGCATTCGTTGCTCAACTGGACCCGGCGGATGCTGGCGGTACGCAAGCAGTCCAAGGCCTTCGGTCGCGGCACCTTGAAAATGCTCTCGCCGAGCAACCGGCGGATCCTGGCCTATACCCGTGAATACACCGGGCCGGATGGCAAGCACGAAATCATCCTGTGCGTGGCCAACGTGTCTCGCAGTGCCCAGGCCGCCGAACTGGACCTGTCGGCCTACGCCGGCATGGTTCCGGTGGAGATGCTGGGGGGCAATGCCTTCCCGCCCATCGGCCAGTTGAATTTCCTCCTGACCCTGGCGCCGTATGGCTTCTACTGGTTCGCCCTGGCGGCGGAAAACCAGATGCCGAGCTGGCACGTGGAGCCGGCCCAAAGCCTGCCGGACTTCACTACCCTGGTGTTGAAAAAACGCCTGGAAGAATTGCTCGAAGCCCCCTCGCGCACCACCCTGGAGCAAACCATCCTGCCGAGCTGGTTGCAGAACCGGCGCTGGTTCGCCGGCAAGGACAGCGCCATCGAGAAGGTCGAGATCGTCTATGGCGTGCGCTTCGGTGATCCGCAGCGCCCGGTGTTGCTCAGCGAAATCGACGTTACCAGCGGCGGCCAGACCCTGCGTTATCAATTGCCCTTCGGTCTGCTGGCTGAAGATCAGGTGGGCGCGGCGCTGCCACAACAACTGGCGCTGTCCCGGGTTCGCCGGGTGCGTCAGGTGGGGTTGATCACCGATGCGTTCGCCCTGGAAAGCTTCATTCGGGCGGTGCTGAACAGCATGCAGGCCGGCACGGTGCTGCCGTGCACCGACGGTGAGTTGCGTTTCGAGCCCACCGAGGGGCTGGCGGCGCTGAGCCTGGGCGCCGAGCCGGAGGTGCGTTACCTGTCCGCAGAGCAGTCCAACAGTTCGGTGGTGGTGGGCGGCAGCCTGGTGCTCAAGCTGATCCGCAAGGTCGCGTCCGGCGTGCACCCGGAACTGGAAATGAGTGCCTACCTGACCGCCGCGGGTTTCAGCAATATCTCGCCGCTGCTGGGGTCGGTGATCCGCCGCGACACCCAGGGCGAGGATGCGCTGCTGATGATCGCCCAAGGTTACCTGAGCAACCAGGGCGACGCCTGGGAATGGACCCAGAACAACCTCGAGCGAGCCTTGCGTGATGAGCTGGCCGACGCGGTATCCGAGCAGGAGCAACACTACAACGCCCTGGGTGAGCTGAAGGATTTCGCCGGCATGCTCGGTCAGCGTCTGGGTGAAATGCACCAGGTATTGGCCCAGGCCACCGACGATCCGGACTTCACCCCGCAGAAAACCACGGCCAAGGACGCCCAGGCCATCGGCCGCGACGTGGCCGCCCAAGTGGAAAATGCCTTGCGTCTGCTCAAGCAGCACCAGAACCAATTGAACCCTGCGGACCAAACCATGGTCGCACGCTTGCTGGAGCAGAAAAAAATCGTCCTGGCCCACGTGCAGGAACTGGCCGGCAAGGCCGTCGGTGGCTTGCGCATCCGTGTGCATGGCGACTTGCACCTGGGGCAGGTGCTGGTGATCAAGGGCGATGCCTACCTGATCGATTTCGAGGGCGAACCGGCGCGGCCGTTGCATGAGCGTCGGGGCAAACACAGCCCGTACAAGGATGTCAGCGGTGTGCTGCGCTCCTTCGATTACGCGGCGGCCATGGCGATTCATTTGCACACCGTCGACAGCACGGCCGACGCCGACGCGGCGCGGCAACGGGTAGCCGATCGTTATTTGACAGAGGCGCGCCAGGCATTTGTCCAGGCATATCGACTGGCGGCAGCTAGTCTTGCCCATGAGTGGAAGGATGCTGAAGGCGAAGACGCCGCGCTGGCGTTGTTCGGCCTGGAGAAGGCGGCCTATGAAGTGGCCTATGAAGCCGAGAATCGCCCCGCCTGGCTGCCCGTGCCGTTGCACGGGCTGTACGGGTTATTGAGTGGGCTTGAACCCTTTTCCGACTTGGGCGGACCGATTTAG